GCGATGGGGGCTGTCGGTAAAGCCGCTTTCGCCATGATCGGTGAAGTCCGCCGTCAGTTCAAAGAGATTCCCGGACTTCTGGAAGGGAAAGGCCGTGCTGAGTACGCAAAATGTGTTGACATTGCTACAGCGGCAGCTATCAAACAGATGATTGTTCCTGGTTTGATGACAGTTGCGATTCCGATCGTAATTGGTTTCATCCCTGAGATCGGTCCCCAAATGCTTGGTGGTCTTCTGGCCGGAGCTACTGCCTCAGGTGTGATGATGGCGCTGTTTATGGCAAATGCCGGTGGTTCATGGGACAATGCCAAGAAGCATATCGAAGGTGGTGCATTTGGCGGTAAAGGTTCTGAGGCTCACAAGGCAGCGGTTATCGGTGATACAGTTGGTGATCCTTTCAAGGACACTGCCGGTCCGTCACTTAATATCCTTATCAAGCTGCTTAGCATCGTTTCGCTGACTATCGCTCCGCTCATTATGATTAAGTAATAAGCGGTATCGCTTGAAAGTTGGAGCATTGGACAAAGCGTGAGGCGCTGATGTCCAATGCTTTTTTTATCAGTTACCTGTACAAAGTCCACTGTTTTCCTGCTCTCCGGATTTCTGTAATTTTATTTACATTCGCTTTGTTGTAAGTTAAGCAGTCATTGATGTCATTAGTGTTTATAATGGTGATAATCCCGTTTAAATAAACTATTTCAGAGAAGAAAATAAAGTCATGAAATATAGGCTTTTACTTGATAAAAGAATTCAAATTCGTTATTTTAATCCTTCATCTTAGATACAGATAAACACTGCAGTGTATATGCAGCAGGAGCTCTGTTGAAGATTGAGTCGAGGGCAATCTGATAATTTCTTCGTTTAAACTGCATAAGAGCACGATTCGGGAGGAGTGTATATGGCTATTACTTTACGGAGTGCGACAACGACACAGGGACGCAGGATGGCTGGAGCACGCAGCTTATGGCGCGCCAATGGGATGAAAGAGGAACAGATCGGGAAACCGGTTATCGCTATTGTTAACTCCTTTACCCAATTTGTACCTGGCCACGTCCATCTCCATGAAATCGGGCAGTATGTAAAGAGTGTGATTGAAAGCAAGGGGTGTTTCGCCGCAGAGTTCAATACTATCGCTATCGATGACGGCATAGCCATGGGGCATGATGGGATGCTATACTCTTTGCCGTCACGGGAGCTGATCGCTGACAGTGTGGAATACATGTGCAATGCGCACAAGGCCGATGCGATGATCTGCATTTCCAACTGTGACAAGATCACTCCTGGAATGCTTATTGCCGCAATGCGTCTTAATATCCCGGCTGTTTTTGTCTCCGGTGGGCCCATGGAGGCTGGTGTTCTCAAAGGAAAGAAATACGACCTTATAGATGCAATGGTGATGGCAGCAGATGATTCTGTTTCGGATAAGGAAATAGAGGAACTGGAAAAAACAGCTTGTCCCACCTGCGGGTCATGTTCGGGGATGTTTACAGCTAACTCGATGAACTGTCTGACCGAGGCTCTTGGTTATGCTCTTCCAGGAAACGGTACGATCCTCTCTACACATAAAAACAGGATCAAATTGTTTGAAAGAGCTGCAAATAAAATCGTAGAGATCACCAAGGCTTACTACGAAAATGGAGACACATCTGTTCTTCCGCTCTCCATTGCTACAAAACAGAATTTCCTGAATGCAATGTCATTCGATATCGCAATGGGTGGGTCCACCAACACAGTTTTGCATCTGCTTGCTGTCGCTCAGTCTGCCGGTGTGGACTTTTCAATATCAGATATAGACGCACTTTCCCGCAGGATTCCTGTCCTCTGTAAAGTTGCTCCGAGTTCACATTACCATATCGAAGATGTCAACCGCGCTGGTGGGGTTATGTCGATAATGGGTGAACTTGCTGCGGCGGGATTGATTGATGTCTCAACGAAACGTGTCGACGGGGTACTTAAGGATGTGCTTGAATCCTACAACCTGATGAGTGATAAATGTACTGATGAAGCTGAATCCATCTACAGAAGTGCTCCCGGAGGAATCGGAAGAAATCTGAAACTTGGATCACAGGATTCCAATTACGAGGAACTGGACAAGGATCGCACGAACGGATGTATCAGGGACTGTGCTCATCCTTACAACCGTGATGGCGGACTGGCTGTTCTTTTCGGCAATATTGCCTCTAACGGATGTGTTGTCAAGACTGCCGGAGTTGATGAATCCATCTTTAAATTCAGCGGAAAGGCCCGTGTTTACGATTCACAGGAAGAGGCTTGCGAGGGTATCCTTAACGAGGTAGAATCCGGTGATGTAATAGTGATCCGTTACGAGGGTCCAAAGGGCGGGCCAGGGATGCAGGAGATGCTCTATCCCACATCTTACATAAAATCAAGACATCTCGGGAAAGAATGTGCTCTCATTACCGATGGCCGTTTTTCCGGAGGGACATCGGGACTCTCGATTGGACATATCTCTCCTGAAGCAGCATCAGGAGGTGAGATTGCCCTGATCCGCAACGGGGATATCATCGACATCGATATTCCTGCCAGAACAATAAATGTCAGGATTTCCAAAGAAGAGCTTGAAAACAGGCGTAAAGCTGAGGAGGCAAAGGGAGAGAATGCTTTCAAGCCTCAGAACCGTAACCGTCCTATTTCTCAGGCTCTTAAAGCCTATGCACTCTTTGCAGCATCGGCAGACAAAGGTGCAGTGAGGATTCTTCCCGGAGAAGCAAAGTGAAAGATGGGCCAAAAAAGCTCTTTGAGGACTGTCTGAGCCGTTATCCGCAGTTGGAGAGGTGCTGGGGGAGCCTGGTCACTGCCTTCAATGCTATTTGTGAATGCTACCGTAATGGCGGAAAGCTACTGACCTGTGGCAATGGAGGCAGCGCATCTGATGCAGAACATATTGCAGGTGAACTGATGAAAAAATTCCGCATCAGGCGTGATGTCGGCGAAGATGTGAAAAAAAAGCTTTTTGATCTTGGGTATTCAGATGCGGAATACATCTCTTCTCATCTGGAAAGGACCCTTCCTGCGATTTCGCTTGTGAGCCAGACCGCTCTTATCACAGCGGTTGTAAATGATACTGCCGGGGATATGATCTATGCCCAGCAGGTTTTTGGTTATGGCGAAGCAGGTGATATTCTCTGGGTGCTGAGCTGTTCAGGGAATTCTCCGAACATCCTGAATGCGGTCAAAGTGGCCAGAATGCTTGATATGGTGGTTATAGGATTTACTGGAGAGAGCGGCGGGGCTCTTGCTCCGCTCTGCCAGATTCCGGTCTGTTTTCCATCAAGTGTGACTGCCTGCATCCAGGAGATGCATCTTCCGGCTTATCATCTTCTTTGTGCCATGGTGGAAGAGGAGTTCTTCGGAGTCTGAATATCTTTGATTTTCGCGGGCTTCCTCTGTTTTCGCTGTGGCAAAAACCCTGATCTGAATATATTTTCCTATTCTATATTATTTGATTTGCACCCTCAGGCAGTCATTGTGACCCTGATTTATAAGAGATTGTATCGTATATCAGAATAAAGGAATTTACTGTGGCTGATTTTCAAATGTCAACGATGGAGAAGACGGATCTGAAAGACGAAACCGAAGGAACTCATCCTTACAGGACACACAATTGCGGTGAACTGCGCCGTAAAGATATTGGAACATTTGTACGGTTGAGCGGCTGGATCCATAATCGTCGTGACCATGGGGGAGTGCTTTTTATCGACCTGCGTGATCATTATGGAATCACCCAGGTTGTGATCTATCCCGACAGGGAATTTCAGAAAAAAATCAGCCATCTTGCAAAAGAAACTGTGATCCGGTTTGACGGGGTGCTTGCTGAGAGATCAGCAGAGAATATCAATTCTAAACTTCCTACAGGTGAAGTGGAGGTTGTCGCCCGGGATTACGAGATACTGGGTTCATGCGATATTGTTCCTGTAAATGTGTTTCCTGAGGACCCGGTTCCCGAGGATCTGCGCCTTCAGTACCGGTTTCTTGACCTGCGCAGAAACAGGCTGCACCAGAATATTGTTCTCCGTTCAAAGGTGATTGCCCATATCCGCAAAAGAATGTGGGAACTTGGGTTTGATGAGTTCCAGACTCCGATTCTTACGAGTTCATCTCCTGAGGGAGCGCGTGATTTCCTTGTCCCATCAAGATTGCATCCCGGAAAGTTTTATGCCCTGCCTCAGGCTCCTCAGCAGTTCAAACAGCTTCTGATGGTTGCCGGTTTTGACCGTTATTTTCAGATTGCTCCATGTTTTCGCGATGAGGATGCCAGGGCTGACCGTTCTCCGGGAGAATTTTATCAGCTTGACATAGAGATGGCTTTTGTCGACCAGGAGGAAGTCTTTGCTGTTGTAGAGGATGTTCTTTACAGTGTTTTCAGCACGTTCTCTGACTGGAAAATGGATAAACCGCAATTCAGAAGAATCCCTTACAGGGAAGCCATGCTTAAGTACGGTACAGACAAACCAGATCTTCGTAACCCGCTTGAGATTCAGGATGTTTCCGGGATTTTTTCCGGTTCAGGATTCAAGGTTTTCAGTTCAATTGTGGCCAATGGCGGGGTGGTCAGGGCGATTACGGTTAAAAATGGTGCTTCACAGTCCAGAGCCTTTTTCGATCGCATGGTTGAGTTTGCCCAGTCAGTGGGATCGCAGGGGCTGGCTTATCTTGTCTGGAGTGATGCGGGTGTTAAAGGACCCATTGCCAAATTTCTGGACCAGGGTAAATTTGATGAGCTTGCGGCTCAGCTCGGTGCACAGGCGGGAGATGTGGCTTTCTTTATCTGCAACGATATAAAACGGGCTGAGAAGATAGCCGGAGAGATAAGAACAAAGCTGGGTGAAGAACTTGACTTGATCGAAAAAAAGACATTCCGGTTCTGCTGGATAACCGATTTTCCCATGTATGAGTACAACGAAGAACACAAGAAAATTGAGTTTTCCCATAATCCTTTCTCGATGCCTCAGGGTGGGTTGGAGGCTCTGGAGACAAAGGATCCCCTTGACATACTGGCATTTCAGTACGATATCGTCTGCAATGGTATTGAATTGTCAAGCGGAGCTATCAGAAATCACCGCCCAGAGGTGATGTACAAGGCATTTGAAATAGCTGGTTACAGCAGAGAAGATGTGGATAAGAAGTTCTCCGGGATGATAAATGCGTTCCGCTACGGGGCTCCTCCTCATGGCGGTATCGCTCCTGGAATCGATCGCATAATAATGCTTCTTACCGATGAACCCAATATCAGGGAGGTAATAGCATTTCCCATGAATCAGAAGGCTCAGGATCTGATGATGAACGCGCCATCTGAGGTCAACCCGGAGCAATTAAGAGATCTGAGTATAAGAACCATCAAGCTGACTCAGGGAAGCTGATGTCCTCTTTTATGAATGCGTGGTGCCGGTGTTTCGCCAGAATCCTCTTCTGGATACCGGTACTTCTGTTTTCTGTACAGGCGATGTTTTTCATCCCCATGGATGATTCCCAGACAGATCATCTAAAAGCCTACGGTATTGTTTACAAAATTCTCGATTCCGGTCACAAAGTATACTGGCTTCTCAATTACAGGGGCGGCTCATTTGCCGCTGAGGCACCTCAGCAGTTCGAACTCCAGGCGCGTATGGCTGGAGTGGAGGTGAAAAATATCACCGCAGATCTGTGGAGTAAAATACAGGATGATATCCAGAATAATAACATGGAAAAGGTGATCCTTGAGAAGGCACCCAAAATCGCGGTTTACACTCCTCCGGGGAAACTGCCCTGGGATGATGCGGTGACACTTGCTCTGACATACGCTGAAATCAAATACGATAAAATCTACGACAAGGAAGTATTAACTGGAAAACTTTCCGGTTACGACTGGCTGCATCTTCACCATGAGGACTTTACAGGACAGTACAGCAAGTTCTACCGTGGATTTGCCACTGCTACATGGTATCAGCGGCAGAAACTTGAACTTGAACGTCTGGCATCAAGCCTGGGCTTTTCCAAAGTGAGTGAATGTAAAAAGGCTGTGGCACTGGCGATAAGGCAGTTTGTAGAAAAGGGGGGCTTTCTTTTTGCAATGTGCAGCGCGACTAACACCCTCGAGATCGCACTTTCAGCCCTTGGAACAGATATAGTGGGGAGTGTTTACGACGGAGATGGGATAGATCCTCAGTACCGGCAGAAGCTCAATTTTGATAATTGCATGGCATTCGAGAATTTTCAGATTCAGACTGATCCGCTTGCTTCCTATTTCGGCAACATCGAT
The Fibrobacter sp. genome window above contains:
- the ilvD gene encoding dihydroxy-acid dehydratase → MAITLRSATTTQGRRMAGARSLWRANGMKEEQIGKPVIAIVNSFTQFVPGHVHLHEIGQYVKSVIESKGCFAAEFNTIAIDDGIAMGHDGMLYSLPSRELIADSVEYMCNAHKADAMICISNCDKITPGMLIAAMRLNIPAVFVSGGPMEAGVLKGKKYDLIDAMVMAADDSVSDKEIEELEKTACPTCGSCSGMFTANSMNCLTEALGYALPGNGTILSTHKNRIKLFERAANKIVEITKAYYENGDTSVLPLSIATKQNFLNAMSFDIAMGGSTNTVLHLLAVAQSAGVDFSISDIDALSRRIPVLCKVAPSSHYHIEDVNRAGGVMSIMGELAAAGLIDVSTKRVDGVLKDVLESYNLMSDKCTDEAESIYRSAPGGIGRNLKLGSQDSNYEELDKDRTNGCIRDCAHPYNRDGGLAVLFGNIASNGCVVKTAGVDESIFKFSGKARVYDSQEEACEGILNEVESGDVIVIRYEGPKGGPGMQEMLYPTSYIKSRHLGKECALITDGRFSGGTSGLSIGHISPEAASGGEIALIRNGDIIDIDIPARTINVRISKEELENRRKAEEAKGENAFKPQNRNRPISQALKAYALFAASADKGAVRILPGEAK
- a CDS encoding SIS domain-containing protein — translated: MSRYPQLERCWGSLVTAFNAICECYRNGGKLLTCGNGGSASDAEHIAGELMKKFRIRRDVGEDVKKKLFDLGYSDAEYISSHLERTLPAISLVSQTALITAVVNDTAGDMIYAQQVFGYGEAGDILWVLSCSGNSPNILNAVKVARMLDMVVIGFTGESGGALAPLCQIPVCFPSSVTACIQEMHLPAYHLLCAMVEEEFFGV
- the aspS gene encoding aspartate--tRNA ligase, which codes for MEKTDLKDETEGTHPYRTHNCGELRRKDIGTFVRLSGWIHNRRDHGGVLFIDLRDHYGITQVVIYPDREFQKKISHLAKETVIRFDGVLAERSAENINSKLPTGEVEVVARDYEILGSCDIVPVNVFPEDPVPEDLRLQYRFLDLRRNRLHQNIVLRSKVIAHIRKRMWELGFDEFQTPILTSSSPEGARDFLVPSRLHPGKFYALPQAPQQFKQLLMVAGFDRYFQIAPCFRDEDARADRSPGEFYQLDIEMAFVDQEEVFAVVEDVLYSVFSTFSDWKMDKPQFRRIPYREAMLKYGTDKPDLRNPLEIQDVSGIFSGSGFKVFSSIVANGGVVRAITVKNGASQSRAFFDRMVEFAQSVGSQGLAYLVWSDAGVKGPIAKFLDQGKFDELAAQLGAQAGDVAFFICNDIKRAEKIAGEIRTKLGEELDLIEKKTFRFCWITDFPMYEYNEEHKKIEFSHNPFSMPQGGLEALETKDPLDILAFQYDIVCNGIELSSGAIRNHRPEVMYKAFEIAGYSREDVDKKFSGMINAFRYGAPPHGGIAPGIDRIIMLLTDEPNIREVIAFPMNQKAQDLMMNAPSEVNPEQLRDLSIRTIKLTQGS
- a CDS encoding asparagine synthetase B, with translation MNAWCRCFARILFWIPVLLFSVQAMFFIPMDDSQTDHLKAYGIVYKILDSGHKVYWLLNYRGGSFAAEAPQQFELQARMAGVEVKNITADLWSKIQDDIQNNNMEKVILEKAPKIAVYTPPGKLPWDDAVTLALTYAEIKYDKIYDKEVLTGKLSGYDWLHLHHEDFTGQYSKFYRGFATATWYQRQKLELERLASSLGFSKVSECKKAVALAIRQFVEKGGFLFAMCSATNTLEIALSALGTDIVGSVYDGDGIDPQYRQKLNFDNCMAFENFQIQTDPLASYFGNIDVNLVNTPMRREAQDFTLFEFSAKLDPVPTMLVQCHRPTIKGFHGLLTSFNRNVIKKSVIVLADIPGTEMVNYIHGVVGKGQFAYLGGHDPEDYNHAVGDKPTMLELHKNSPGYRLILNNVLFPAAEKKEKKT